One Nonomuraea angiospora DNA segment encodes these proteins:
- a CDS encoding TetR/AcrR family transcriptional regulator, which yields MSVRAEGLREVKKRRTRQMISDVATQLFKERGFDKVTIAEVASAAGVAKMTVTNHFPLKEDLVLDMHEEHVSALARAVGQRAPGESALAAMRRDYLERVRRRDPLIPDDDMDWQRLVRDTPALRARLRQIHEQAEHALAAVLADETGDAGITPKLAAAQLAAVDRLLFFEGQRLVLDGVSSEEIYTILAETADHAFGLLEPALGGYARR from the coding sequence ATGAGCGTGCGAGCCGAGGGGTTGCGCGAGGTCAAGAAACGCCGGACGCGTCAGATGATCTCTGACGTCGCGACCCAGCTGTTCAAGGAGCGCGGCTTCGACAAGGTGACGATCGCCGAGGTCGCGAGTGCCGCGGGCGTGGCCAAGATGACGGTCACCAACCACTTCCCGCTCAAGGAGGACCTCGTCCTCGACATGCACGAGGAACACGTCAGCGCGCTCGCCCGGGCGGTCGGGCAGCGCGCCCCGGGCGAGTCCGCCCTGGCCGCCATGCGCCGCGACTATCTCGAACGCGTGCGCCGCCGCGACCCGCTCATCCCCGACGACGACATGGACTGGCAGCGCCTGGTGCGCGATACTCCGGCGCTTCGCGCCCGCCTCCGGCAGATCCACGAGCAGGCCGAGCACGCGCTGGCGGCCGTGCTGGCGGACGAGACCGGCGACGCGGGCATCACGCCCAAACTCGCCGCCGCCCAGCTCGCCGCCGTGGACCGGCTGCTGTTCTTCGAAGGCCAGCGCCTGGTCCTCGACGGCGTGAGCTCCGAGGAGATCTACACCATCCTCGCCGAGACCGCCGACCACGCCTTCGGCCTGCTCGAACCCGCCCTGGGCGGCTACGCCCGCCGTTGA
- a CDS encoding MFS transporter: protein MGLFAIRDYRRLFSAQVIALFGTGLATVALGLLAYELAGPRAGAVLATALTIKMVAYVVVAPLAAAYVDRLPRRWFLTILDVVRALVVIALPFVTEVWHIYVLIGALQTASAAFTPTFQAVIPDIVTKEADYTRALSASQVAYTMESLLSPVLAAVALTFMSFNLLFIGTSVGFAVSALLVLSTRIPNARPSSRTSAWDRAVAGIRTFAATPSLRGVMALNLVVAAVGSIVVVNTVNYVRDVLGGAQSDVAWVLAASGTGTLLVALVLPRVLDRVADRFVMLIGAAVLVSAVGAAVTMSAASVAASLPTVVIWVAIGGGMALIVTPTGRVLRRAVDPAGIPEVFAAQFSLSHLAWLVTYPIAGWVATQAGFTITWTVLAGLAVIGAVTALVVWPREEKAGVGGRAAVAVRPRIRKAEAGARTAAAVASARTEVTTREAAEAAEGTLAAGQCACVRTV from the coding sequence ATGGGATTGTTCGCGATTCGCGACTACCGGCGGCTGTTCAGCGCTCAAGTCATCGCGTTGTTCGGTACCGGTCTGGCCACCGTCGCGCTGGGGCTGCTCGCGTACGAGCTCGCAGGTCCGCGTGCCGGTGCGGTTCTCGCCACCGCGCTGACGATCAAGATGGTCGCGTACGTGGTCGTCGCACCGCTCGCGGCCGCGTACGTCGATCGGCTGCCCAGACGCTGGTTTCTCACGATCCTCGACGTGGTGCGCGCTCTGGTGGTGATCGCGCTGCCGTTCGTCACCGAGGTGTGGCACATCTACGTCCTGATCGGGGCTCTCCAGACCGCGTCAGCGGCATTCACCCCGACGTTTCAGGCGGTCATCCCCGACATCGTGACCAAGGAGGCCGACTACACCCGCGCCCTGTCCGCATCGCAGGTGGCCTACACCATGGAGAGCCTGTTGAGCCCCGTGCTCGCGGCTGTGGCGCTCACCTTCATGTCGTTCAACCTGCTGTTCATCGGCACCTCCGTCGGGTTCGCCGTGTCCGCGCTGCTGGTCCTGTCCACGCGCATCCCCAACGCGCGCCCCAGTTCGCGTACGAGCGCCTGGGACCGGGCCGTGGCGGGGATCCGCACTTTCGCGGCCACCCCGAGTCTGCGCGGTGTCATGGCACTGAACCTCGTGGTCGCCGCCGTCGGCTCCATCGTGGTCGTCAACACCGTGAACTACGTCCGCGACGTTCTCGGCGGAGCCCAATCCGACGTCGCCTGGGTGCTCGCCGCGTCCGGAACGGGGACGCTGCTGGTGGCCCTCGTCCTCCCGCGCGTCCTGGACCGGGTGGCGGACCGGTTCGTGATGCTGATCGGTGCCGCCGTGCTGGTATCGGCGGTCGGCGCGGCGGTCACCATGTCCGCGGCGAGCGTCGCCGCATCACTGCCGACCGTGGTGATCTGGGTGGCGATCGGCGGTGGGATGGCGCTGATCGTCACGCCGACCGGGCGGGTGCTTCGCCGGGCGGTCGATCCCGCCGGAATTCCCGAGGTCTTCGCCGCCCAGTTCTCGCTGTCCCACCTGGCCTGGTTGGTCACCTATCCCATCGCCGGCTGGGTCGCCACGCAGGCAGGCTTCACGATCACCTGGACCGTGCTGGCGGGCCTGGCGGTAATCGGAGCTGTCACGGCACTGGTGGTCTGGCCGCGCGAGGAGAAGGCCGGGGTCGGAGGGCGTGCGGCAGTGGCGGTCCGGCCACGCATCAGGAAGGCCGAGGCCGGAGCCCGCACCGCGGCGGCGGTTGCCTCCGCCAGGACCGAAGTCACCACGCGTGAAGCCGCAGAGGCTGCGGAGGGCAC
- a CDS encoding MDR family MFS transporter, whose product MAADTHPSTREKLDPRLTRIGLVLIAAPILATVDATAVGVATQAMTAHFHASLADVQWVATGYLLAIAMVMPLSGWLSERYGAKRMWISAVALFTVGSALCGLAWSLPALIGFRLLQALGGGLMNPISQAIVARAAGPSQAGRVLGLLSIPAMFAPVLGPVLGGLVVQSLDWRWIFYVNLPICLTVLPLAARLLPADGAERDAVRPLDVLGLLLLCPGAAAVIYGLSLAGEGGGPGAPIVTAVLGAGLLLIGGYVLHALRAGDAAMIDVRLFARRGFAAATATSFLLGAALYSSMVLLPLFYQQVHHTDAFRTGLLLIPQAIGAAIGAFAAGRLAQRHGARTVVLTGLLLMAVGTVVFTQASAGPAAWSLTVSLVVQGLGLGSVMGPTMGAAYASVDQRETPRAASALNVLNRIGGSVGTAIFLIVLENRLAGAQAGPAPAFGVTFGWALALVLLALVPAAMFPRGDRRNPEPATAT is encoded by the coding sequence ATGGCCGCGGACACGCACCCGTCGACGCGCGAAAAGCTCGACCCCCGGCTGACCCGCATAGGGCTCGTCCTGATCGCCGCTCCCATCCTGGCCACCGTGGACGCGACGGCCGTCGGGGTCGCGACGCAAGCCATGACCGCCCACTTCCACGCCTCGCTGGCCGACGTCCAGTGGGTGGCGACCGGATACCTGCTGGCGATCGCCATGGTGATGCCGCTGTCGGGCTGGCTGAGCGAGCGCTACGGCGCCAAGCGGATGTGGATCAGCGCTGTGGCGTTGTTCACGGTGGGCTCGGCCCTGTGCGGCCTCGCCTGGTCGCTTCCCGCACTCATCGGCTTCCGGCTGCTCCAGGCGCTGGGCGGCGGTCTGATGAACCCCATCTCGCAGGCGATCGTGGCACGAGCAGCCGGGCCGTCCCAGGCAGGCCGAGTCCTCGGGCTGCTGTCGATCCCGGCGATGTTCGCACCGGTCCTCGGGCCGGTCCTCGGCGGGCTGGTCGTGCAGAGCCTGGACTGGCGTTGGATCTTCTACGTCAACCTGCCCATCTGCCTGACCGTACTCCCGCTCGCCGCACGCCTGCTGCCCGCCGACGGCGCCGAACGGGACGCCGTCCGTCCGCTCGACGTGCTCGGCCTGCTCCTGCTGTGTCCCGGTGCGGCTGCCGTGATCTACGGCTTGTCCCTGGCGGGCGAAGGCGGCGGACCGGGAGCGCCCATCGTCACCGCCGTCCTCGGCGCCGGGCTGCTCCTGATCGGCGGCTACGTCCTCCACGCGCTGCGGGCCGGCGACGCGGCGATGATCGACGTGCGGCTGTTCGCCCGCCGCGGCTTCGCTGCCGCGACTGCGACCTCGTTCCTGCTCGGCGCCGCACTCTACAGCTCCATGGTCCTGCTGCCGCTCTTCTACCAGCAGGTTCATCACACGGACGCGTTCCGCACCGGGCTGCTCCTCATCCCACAGGCGATCGGCGCCGCCATCGGCGCGTTCGCCGCGGGACGGCTCGCCCAGCGCCACGGAGCGCGCACCGTCGTGCTCACCGGCCTCCTGCTCATGGCCGTGGGAACGGTCGTCTTCACCCAGGCGAGCGCCGGGCCGGCCGCGTGGTCACTCACCGTCTCCTTGGTGGTCCAGGGGCTGGGGCTCGGCAGCGTGATGGGTCCGACGATGGGAGCCGCCTACGCGTCGGTCGACCAACGGGAGACACCGCGCGCCGCGAGCGCCTTGAACGTCCTCAACCGGATCGGCGGATCAGTGGGTACCGCGATCTTCCTGATCGTGCTGGAGAACCGGCTCGCCGGCGCCCAGGCCGGTCCCGCGCCGGCGTTCGGCGTCACGTTCGGCTGGGCCCTGGCCCTGGTGCTGCTCGCCCTCGTCCCCGCGGCCATGTTTCCCCGAGGAGATCGTCGCAATCCTGAGCCGGCGACAGCGACATAG
- a CDS encoding cupin domain-containing protein → MLELWDWTMFPGESHSSEAHTAGTIEHLLMISGEIRLHAGDQELDLAPGDAVSFSGDQPHTYANVSAPGGPARFTLSVLQPGVGL, encoded by the coding sequence GTGCTGGAACTGTGGGACTGGACGATGTTCCCCGGTGAGTCGCACAGCAGCGAAGCGCACACCGCGGGCACCATCGAACACCTCCTCATGATCAGCGGAGAGATCCGCCTCCACGCCGGGGACCAAGAGCTGGACCTGGCCCCCGGAGACGCGGTGAGCTTCAGCGGCGACCAACCGCACACGTACGCGAACGTGTCAGCGCCCGGCGGCCCGGCCCGGTTCACTCTCAGCGTGTTGCAGCCAGGCGTAGGGCTATGA